One Solea senegalensis isolate Sse05_10M linkage group LG3, IFAPA_SoseM_1, whole genome shotgun sequence genomic window carries:
- the calua gene encoding calumenin-A produces the protein MTMKTMLVLLMCLLLCAVHSDGKPTEKKSHVIHGVPLSEREHNDDENYDYDHEAFLGNEEAETFDKLPPHESKRRLGIILEKIDVNSDDVISEEELKLWLKSNQKKLISGKVDERWSEFDSNKDGLISWSEYKKATYGYLVSPQDEEDHKHMIFRDERRFRMADRNRDSVADKEEFTAFLYAEDYEHMRDVVVQEMMEDIDRNKDGFIDVDEYLGDISSEMGREEEPDWLVADRKLFVEVRDQNKDGKMDLEETKQWIFSSDYDYAEVEAKHLVNETDTNKDGKLTRKEVLDNYQVFVGSHVTDFGKTLLQHDEF, from the exons ATGACGATGAAGACTATGCTCGTCCTGCTgatgtgtctcctcctctgcgCCGTCCACAGCGACGGCAAACCGACAGAGAAGAAGAGTCACGTCATTCATGGCGTGCCGCTCAGTGAGCGTGAGCACAATGACGATGAGAACTACGACTACGACCACGAGGCTTTTCTCGGCAACGAGGAGGCGGAGACGTTCGACAAGCTCCCGCCACACGAGAGTAAACGCAGGCTCGG CATCATCCTGGAGAAGATTGACGTCAACAGTGATGACGTCATCTCGGAGGAGGAGCTAAAGCTTTGGCTCAAAAGCAATCAGAAGAAGCTGATTTCTGGTAAAGTGGACGAACGATGGAGCGAGTTTGACTCCAACAAGGACGGCCTGATCAGCTGGAGCGAGTATAAGAAAGCCACGTACGGATACCTTG TGAGCCCTCAGGATGAAGAAGATCACAAGCACATGATCTTCCGCGACGAGCGGCGTTTCCGAATGGcggacagaaacagagactcGGTCGCAGACAAGGAGGAGTTCACCGCGTTCCTCTACGCCGAGGACTATGAACACATGAGGGACGTCGTGGTGCAG GAAATGATGGAAGACATCGACCGGAACAAAGACGGTTTCATCGACGTGGACGAGTACCTGG GTGACATCAGCTCTGAAATGGGCCGTGAGGAAGAACCTGATTGGCTGGTGGCCGACCGTAAACTGTTTGTCGAGGTCAGAGACCAAAACAAAGATGGGAAAATGGATTTAGAGGAAACCAAACAGTGGATTTTTTCGTCGGATTACGACTACGCTGAAGTCGAAGCCAAACACCTGGTGAATGAGACGGACACGAACAAG gacGGGAAACTGACCAGGAAGGAAGTTCTGGATAATTATCAGGTGTTTGTGGGAAGTCACGTGACAGACTTCGGTAAAACTTTACTTCAACACGACGAGTTTTAG
- the LOC122765859 gene encoding apoptosis facilitator Bcl-2-like protein 14: protein MANGHVEIHDPFTNGLKSSGGGDADDASGMEDTVEFRIMMAYSTRRRVKENGFVPVSGTVSPQTPLNEYGSDNDTEKKKKKKKKRGKGMKGWKRFFSCVKPRTSDEESEPQLECGDNRFRRISPDIVVVAEEDMQEAEDMQEEEDKLGEVAIRLTEIADEIPFVPSDLQTDNPEDNVERLIGLLLREAGDRLDERELRDVSLAGELFWNYSFFKTVITELLMRMGLSPSDPESPGPRASPRTQIAVTCEATSRLTALDTLPTNRLLGYGARFLSENYSSWVQEQGGYEDAFESDDEDEVH from the exons ATGGCAAACGGACACGTGGAAATCCACGACCCCTTCACGAACGGCCTCAAAAGCAGCGGCGGTGGCGACGCGGACGATGCCTCGGGCATGGAGGACACGGTGGAGTTCAGGATCATGATGGCCTACTCCACGAGGAGACGAGTCAAGGAGAACGGCTTTGTGCCCGTGAGCGGGACGGTGTCCCCACAGACGCCGCTGAACGAGTACGGCTCTGACAAcgacacagagaagaagaagaagaagaagaagaagagggggaaggGGATGAAGGGGTGGAAACGCTTCTTCAGCTGCGTCAAACCACGAACAAGCGACGAAGAATCAGAACCACAGTTAGAATGTGGTGACAATAGATTCAGACGTATTTCACCAG ATATCGTAGTCGTGGCAGAGGAGGACATGCAGGAAGCGGAGGACatgcaggaagaggaggacaagcTGGGAGAAGTGGCAATCCGGCTGACTGAAATCGCGGATGAAATCCCGTTTGTGCCTTCAGATTTACAGACGGACAATCCAGAAG ACAATGTGGAGAGACTGATCGGTCTGCTGCTGAGGGAGGCTGGAGACCGACTGGACGAACGG GAGCTCAGAGACGTGTCTTTGGCCGGAGAGCTTTTTTGGAACTACTCTTTCTTTAAGACGGTAATCACGGAGCTGCTCATGAGGATGGGCCTCAGCCCCTCTGACCCTGAATCTCCGGGCCCGCGAGCGTCGCCCAGAACCCAGATAGCAGTGACCTGTGAG gcCACGAGTCGCTTGACAGCGTTGGACACGCTGCCCACGAACCGGCTGTTGGGCTACGGAGCCAGGTTTCTGAGTGAAAATTATTCATCCTGGGTTCAAGAGCAGGGCGGATAC GAAGACGCGTTTGAGAGCGACGACGAGGACGAAGTCCACTGA
- the opn1sw1 gene encoding opsin-1, short-wave-sensitive 1, protein MLESFRVTMGKHFHLYENISQVSPFEGPQYYLAPRWAFYMQSIFMGFVLFAGTPLNFAVLLVTAKYKKLRVPLNYILVNISLAGFIFAVFSVSQVFVATIKGYFFLGHTMCALESAMGSAAGLVTSWSLAVLSFERYLVICKPFGAFRFDSKHAAAAVAFTWVMGIGCAIPPFFGWSRYIPEGLGCSCGPDWYTHNEEYHCSSYTNFLMVTCFIAPLSIIIFSYSNLLNALRAVAAQQTESASTQKAEKEVSRMIIVMVTSFITCYGPYALAALYFAHSTEPDKDYRLVTVPAFFSKSSCVYNPLIYVFMNKQFKVCIMETVFGKKMDDSSEVSSKTETSTVSTVTPS, encoded by the exons ATGTTAGAAAGCTTCAGGGTCACAATGGGGAAACACTTCCACCTCTATGAGAACATTTCTCAGGTGAGCCCCTTTGAGGGGCCCCAGTACTACCTGGCCCCTCGGTGGGCCTTCTACATGCAGAGCATCTTCATGGGCTTCGTCCTGTTTGCCGGAACTCCTCTGAACTTTGCTGTTCTCCTCGTGACGGCCAAGTACAAAAAGCTGCGAGTCCCTCTGAACTACATCCTCGTCAACATCTCCCTTGCAGGCTTCATCTTCGCGGTCTTCTCCGTCAGCCAGGTCTTTGTCGCCACCATCAAGGGCTACTTCTTCCTGGGTCACACCATGTGTGCGCTGGAGTCCGCCATGGGCTCGGCAGCAG GTCTGGTGACGTCCTGGTCTTTGGCCGTCTTGTCTTTTGAGAGATACCTGGTCATCTGTAAACCATTTGGCGCCTTTAGGTTTGACAGCAAACACGCAGCCGCCGCCGTTGCCTTCACCTGGGTCATGGGCATCGGCTGTGCCATCCCACCTTTCTTTGGTTGGAGCAG GTACATCCCCGAGGGTCTGGGCTGCTCCTGTGGTCCGGACTGGTACACGCACAATGAGGAGTATCACTGCAGCAGCTACACCAACTTCCTGATGGTGACGTGCTTCATCGCGCCGCTGTCCATCATCATCTTCTCCTACTCCAACCTGCTGAACGCCCTGAGAGCC GTCGCGGCTCAGCAGACGGAGTCCGCCTCCACCCAGAAGGCGGAGAAAGAAGTGTCCAGGATGATCATCGTCATGGTGACATCCTTCATCACCTGCTATGGCCCCTACGCCCTCGCCGCTCTCTACTTTGCTCACTCGACCGAACCAGACAAAGACTATCGGCTCGTCACCGTGCCAGCGTTCTTCTCCAAGAGCTCGTGCGTCTACAACCCGCTCATCTACGTCTTCATGAACAAACAG TTTAAAGTCTGCATCATGGAAACTGTGTTCGGAAAGAAAATGGACGACTCATCGGAGGTCTCTTCAAAGACAGAAACTTCTACGGTTTCCACGGTTACGCCATCCTAA